A part of Gossypium hirsutum isolate 1008001.06 chromosome A07, Gossypium_hirsutum_v2.1, whole genome shotgun sequence genomic DNA contains:
- the LOC107948529 gene encoding putative anthocyanidin reductase, with amino-acid sequence MDKRENLAAMEKGKCRVCVTGAAGFIASSLVKKLLEKGYTVHATLRNLGDASKVQLLKSFPHADTELVLFEADINRPNEFEQAIHGCTFVFHVATPLQPSDASQFKNTSEAAVSAIKSIAECCIKSGSVKRLIYTASVCAASPLKDDGSGYKDSIDETCWTALNLSLASSNGFFKDYTVSKTLAEKEVLGYGSSEKDGGMKVVTLACGIVGGDTVLSYTPGSVAAFISQVTHNARSYRSVKYAEELLGKLPIVHVNDVCEAHIFCMEKPSISGRFLIASAFVSAAQLAGCYQLHYPEFNVKAEKLDEAKEDTKWGSTKLIEKGFEYKCDLKMIIDDSIRCARRTGDLQQ; translated from the exons ATGGATAAGAGAGAGAATTTAGCAGCAATGGAGAAGGGTAAGTGCAGGGTATGCGTTACAGGAGCCGCTGGTTTCATTGCCTCTTCACTGGTCAAGAAGCTACTGGAGAAAGGATATACCGTCCACGCTACCCTCAGAAATTTGG GCGATGCTTCAAAGGTTCAACTCCTTAAGAGCTTTCCTCATGCGGACACAGAATTAGTTTTGTTTGAAGCTGATATAAACAGGCCAAATGAGTTTGAGCAAGCTATTCATGGCTGTACGTTCGTTTTCCATGTTGCGACTCCCTTGCAACCCTCTGATGCTTCTCAG TTTAAAAACACGAGTGAGGCTGCAGTTTCTGCAATAAAAAGTATTGCAGAGTGTTGTATAAAATCAGGTAGTGTGAAACGATTAATATACACAGCCTCTGTTTGTGCTGCATCGCCATTGAAAGACGATGGGAGTGGTTACAAGGACTCCATAGATGAAACCTGTTGGACGGCCCTTAATCTTTCACTTGCTTCCTCTAATGGCTTCTTTAAG GATTACACAGTATCAAAGACATTGGCAGAGAAAGAAGTTTTGGGGTATGGGAGCAGTGAAAAAGATGGTGGAATGAAGGTGGTAACCCTAGCTTGTGGCATTGTTGGAGGAGATACTGTTTTATCTTATACACCTGGAAGTGTGGCTGCTTTCATTTCGCAAGTTACACATAACGCGCGTTCATACCGAAGTGTGAAATACGCGGAAGAACTGCTGGGGAAACTTCCGATTGTACACGTAAATGATGTTTGTGAAGCTCATATTTTCTGCATGGAGAAGCCTTCCATCAGCGGTAGATTTTTAATTGCCAGCGCTTTTGTTTCGGCAGCACAACTTGCTGGTTGCTATCAACTGCATTACCCAGAATTTAATGTTAAAGCAGA GAAATTGGATGAAGCAAAAGAAGATACCAAGTGGGGGTCTACCAAGCTAATTGAAAAGGGCTTTGaatataaatgtgatttgaaGATGATAATAGATGATTCCATCAGGTGTGCAAGGAGGACTGGTGATCTTCAGCAGTAA